A region from the Planktothrix sp. FACHB-1365 genome encodes:
- a CDS encoding biotin--[acetyl-CoA-carboxylase] ligase → MLLKTALILTEVKQFAVTLNLSRLQSALQTLMETRQGTSLLPTIHYFDTLVSTNQTAWELLEQGEPAGTVVIAGQQTAGRGQWGRQWQSSQGGLFLSKTLVLKLSVAQQAQLTICSAWGIATILRDRGCPVQLKWPNDLILNQRKLGGILTETKISQHYITQAVIGVGINWSNVVPEIGINLQRFFADSATASSIQSLEFLAALVLLGLDLGIQQLSSATINKVLTDYTHLLTCIGKPISIADQQGVIVGISEQGNLRVGLYPQTEIGFSQEIDLKPGTISVGYS, encoded by the coding sequence TTGCTACTAAAAACTGCTTTGATTTTAACTGAAGTTAAACAATTTGCTGTGACCCTAAATTTATCTCGTTTACAATCTGCTTTACAAACCTTGATGGAGACGCGCCAGGGCACGTCTCTACTACCAACTATTCATTATTTTGATACTTTAGTTTCTACAAATCAAACGGCTTGGGAACTGTTAGAACAAGGTGAACCAGCAGGAACCGTTGTCATCGCTGGACAACAAACGGCCGGACGGGGACAATGGGGCCGACAATGGCAGTCGAGTCAGGGGGGGTTATTTTTGTCAAAAACCTTGGTTCTCAAGCTCTCTGTGGCTCAACAAGCCCAATTAACCATCTGTTCTGCCTGGGGTATAGCCACTATTTTGCGCGATCGCGGTTGTCCGGTTCAACTCAAATGGCCGAATGATTTAATTTTAAATCAGCGCAAATTGGGGGGAATTCTCACCGAAACCAAAATTTCTCAACATTATATTACCCAAGCGGTGATCGGAGTTGGCATCAACTGGAGTAACGTTGTTCCTGAAATCGGGATTAATTTACAAAGGTTTTTTGCTGATTCTGCAACAGCCTCTTCGATTCAATCCCTAGAATTTTTAGCAGCATTAGTTTTACTGGGATTAGATTTAGGCATTCAACAATTATCTAGTGCTACTATTAACAAAGTCTTAACGGATTATACCCATCTGTTAACCTGTATCGGCAAGCCGATCTCGATTGCAGATCAACAGGGTGTGATTGTCGGTATTTCGGAACAGGGAAACCTCCGAGTGGGTCTGTATCCCCAAACCGAAATCGGGTTTTCTCAAGAAATTGACCTGAAGCCCGGTACAATAAGTGTCGGCTACAGTTAA
- a CDS encoding M23 family metallopeptidase, giving the protein MTEPSYPLKKYSSPKTRPGHLQQWSGRYALLGLSCLSGLVLLSSRVIATDEFSIPVESEPMETVAPVAPETTTEYSDPAFVPDAEPPVEPEVTYSDPAPVTDNFIEPDPYYSEPAPESTYYPETEYNSEPSEPEIPNIVPPPPEEIVLPDPPPAADSPANAYIDPTEYQVGATDGYEAPSSVVFSERSTGCETALQLGQSAGDLCSPVYPSELYQAENNPVPNIENTPYIGNTPYIGNTPYISNSPYIGNSNNSIPNPLVNPGTVASDSNGFVANSSPTFAGGSEESYTSSWQPEPVDYGYGGSYSGEVAVSGFSPIQVGPLAVSSMSNSGLAYYNRTQRPAAVRGNGDTSVLFPLSIPAPITSLFGWRQHPVLGYGRFHTGIDLGADEGTPVVASYSGQVSIADWLGGYGMAVVLNHTEKSQETLYGHLSELFVKPGETVKQGEVIGRVGSTGMSTGPHLHFELRKLTSQGWVAIDPRNDIEVALAQLLNTMKVAEVPSSEFIAKLAEKTKDAETGTPKLPPLPPGIDVMIPNLEPPTLNFGFAENIKSPG; this is encoded by the coding sequence ATGACGGAACCCAGTTACCCCCTTAAAAAATATTCATCCCCCAAAACCCGACCCGGGCATTTACAGCAGTGGTCAGGACGTTATGCTCTCTTGGGTTTAAGTTGTCTGAGTGGTTTAGTGCTCTTGAGTAGCCGTGTCATTGCTACGGATGAGTTTTCGATTCCTGTAGAGAGTGAACCGATGGAAACCGTTGCTCCCGTAGCACCTGAAACGACTACAGAATATAGTGATCCTGCCTTTGTTCCTGATGCTGAACCCCCGGTTGAACCGGAAGTTACTTATAGCGACCCTGCACCCGTTACGGATAACTTTATAGAACCTGATCCCTATTATTCTGAACCCGCCCCAGAATCAACTTATTATCCTGAAACCGAATATAATTCCGAACCATCGGAACCGGAAATCCCTAATATTGTCCCGCCACCGCCAGAAGAAATTGTTTTACCAGACCCACCCCCCGCAGCAGATTCTCCGGCGAATGCTTATATTGATCCAACGGAGTACCAAGTGGGTGCAACGGATGGGTACGAAGCTCCCTCTAGTGTTGTATTTTCAGAACGTTCAACCGGATGTGAAACGGCGTTACAGTTGGGACAATCGGCGGGAGATTTATGCTCCCCAGTCTACCCGTCTGAACTTTATCAAGCAGAAAATAATCCAGTTCCCAATATAGAAAATACTCCCTATATTGGTAATACTCCCTATATTGGCAATACTCCCTATATTAGCAATAGTCCCTATATTGGTAATAGTAATAACTCAATTCCTAACCCCTTAGTTAATCCGGGAACGGTCGCTTCTGACTCTAATGGGTTTGTTGCTAACTCCTCACCGACGTTTGCGGGAGGTTCTGAAGAAAGTTATACCTCTTCTTGGCAACCTGAACCTGTTGATTATGGTTATGGTGGGTCATATTCTGGAGAAGTCGCTGTTAGTGGGTTTAGTCCGATTCAAGTCGGCCCACTTGCAGTCAGCAGCATGAGCAATTCGGGTTTGGCTTATTATAATCGCACCCAACGACCTGCGGCGGTTCGGGGAAATGGCGATACTAGCGTTCTTTTCCCCTTGAGTATTCCAGCACCGATTACTTCGTTGTTTGGTTGGCGACAACATCCGGTTCTGGGTTATGGCCGTTTTCACACGGGGATTGATTTAGGGGCTGATGAAGGCACTCCTGTTGTGGCGTCCTATTCGGGTCAGGTATCCATTGCAGATTGGTTAGGCGGTTATGGGATGGCCGTTGTCCTCAATCACACGGAAAAGTCTCAAGAAACCCTCTATGGTCACTTATCCGAACTGTTTGTGAAACCGGGAGAAACCGTTAAACAGGGGGAAGTGATTGGACGAGTGGGAAGTACCGGGATGTCAACGGGGCCCCATTTACACTTTGAGTTGCGGAAACTGACCAGTCAAGGATGGGTTGCTATTGACCCGCGTAATGATATTGAAGTGGCACTGGCTCAATTATTAAATACGATGAAGGTGGCGGAAGTTCCTTCGTCGGAGTTTATTGCCAAATTAGCAGAAAAAACGAAGGATGCAGAAACCGGAACACCTAAATTACCGCCTCTACCTCCTGGTATTGATGTGATGATTCCTAATTTAGAGCCTCCAACCCTTAACTTTGGATTTGCCGAAAATATTAAAAGTCCAGGGTAG
- a CDS encoding glycoside hydrolase family 108 protein, with translation MVTLIPSKLMNWNWQQMLPKQLKAKLKPQAITGMVLLTLAFSVAIGSQSWARNKIRSDYETKLFNAALGFTLYFEGGLSDHPADIGGRTYRGITQAEYDAYRSRRGLPGLDVSQMSETELIEIYNSYWQGSESAKMHPALAIVMFDTAVNFGINNSITFLQQALGLPQTGTFDQQTREALERGNNQYTALQIVNERILYRYKRVQENPSQMAFFHGWLSRDYSLWGYVEKIKN, from the coding sequence ATGGTAACTTTGATCCCCTCTAAACTGATGAATTGGAATTGGCAGCAAATGCTTCCTAAACAACTCAAAGCCAAACTCAAACCCCAAGCGATCACCGGAATGGTGTTACTCACCTTAGCATTTTCCGTAGCGATTGGGAGCCAAAGTTGGGCTAGGAATAAAATTAGAAGTGATTATGAAACCAAATTATTCAATGCAGCGTTAGGATTTACCCTTTATTTTGAAGGGGGATTAAGCGACCATCCCGCCGATATTGGGGGGAGAACTTACCGAGGAATTACCCAAGCTGAATATGATGCTTATCGGTCTCGCCGAGGTTTACCGGGCTTAGATGTCAGCCAAATGTCTGAAACTGAATTAATCGAAATTTATAATAGTTATTGGCAGGGAAGTGAATCTGCAAAAATGCACCCGGCTTTAGCAATTGTGATGTTTGATACTGCGGTTAACTTTGGAATTAATAACTCAATTACCTTTCTACAACAAGCATTAGGACTGCCTCAAACCGGAACCTTTGATCAACAAACCCGTGAAGCTTTAGAACGTGGCAATAACCAATATACTGCCTTACAAATCGTGAATGAACGGATTTTATATCGTTATAAACGGGTTCAAGAAAATCCCAGTCAAATGGCATTTTTTCACGGTTGGTTAAGTCGGGATTATAGTTTATGGGGTTATGTCGAAAAGATTAAAAATTAA
- a CDS encoding tetratricopeptide repeat protein, with protein sequence MSVNPNQSSDPVIMQPNSPQGWTEVAERYYAQKLYAEAITACQQAIAMEPNWALAYVTMGNIYQAQSQLQEAIRSYQQALQINPNLAQAHANLGSMFYRQGQLELAIKSYRQAVNLQPDLAAVHWNLAKVLKHLGQDAEAQVSEQRALALNPQLGGAEVLFNQGNQLALQGKVEEAIATWKKVIELKPDFAEAYGQMGMVLRHQGKYKEAIPVLEKAIELKPNLPLAHQHLCGIYRDSSNLAAARKAVDRYVECCGEIDPIMAAIYNISTYQVSGLNYIAKERFLKLESQLYSKLDRTTLVEIKSLYSNLLFSMPYLRDDLNKNIKLHHRITKRYIETILKPKYPQVSDQIPASFPHSPLRIGILSNHFNRHSVGWCSLDVLRELSNLSVNLYLYCTDRLQTDDRTPLFEAIAHKFFIPKYYPNGLPTPEEIIQEIKTDEIDILLDLDALSLPIHADIFYQKPVPICISWLGFDALQISNQTYFLGDSYTHPQGTEKYYTEQLLRMPNSFMAVSGFNRDLVEPIKVRQSYRISSDQIVYLCVASGRKFNAELAKAQIEILKQVPDSILIYKGLADQDVVISTYRQVCDAVGVGKHRIKFLPRFPQEEEHRKIYAIADILLDSYPYNGGTHTLEALWFNVPVVTRKGEQFLSRMGYSFLQGLSIQEGIAESWKDYINWGVRLGQDQALRKSVQQKLIQSKQSEPLAPLWNPQQFAQDLYDILQQLTVKKS encoded by the coding sequence ATGTCCGTGAATCCGAATCAATCCTCTGATCCCGTTATTATGCAGCCTAATAGTCCCCAAGGGTGGACAGAAGTGGCGGAACGTTATTATGCTCAGAAATTGTATGCTGAGGCGATTACCGCGTGTCAACAGGCGATCGCGATGGAACCGAACTGGGCGTTAGCTTATGTGACGATGGGGAATATTTATCAAGCCCAAAGTCAACTGCAAGAGGCGATTCGTTCCTATCAACAAGCTTTACAAATTAACCCCAATTTAGCCCAAGCCCATGCTAATTTGGGAAGTATGTTTTACCGACAAGGACAACTAGAATTAGCGATTAAAAGTTATCGCCAAGCAGTGAATTTACAACCGGATTTAGCCGCTGTTCATTGGAATTTAGCCAAAGTTTTAAAACACTTAGGACAGGATGCAGAAGCTCAAGTTTCAGAACAACGGGCTTTAGCTTTAAATCCGCAATTGGGTGGGGCTGAAGTTCTATTTAATCAAGGGAATCAATTGGCGCTCCAAGGAAAAGTAGAAGAGGCGATCGCAACTTGGAAAAAAGTGATTGAATTGAAGCCGGATTTTGCAGAAGCCTATGGTCAAATGGGAATGGTGTTACGACATCAAGGCAAATATAAAGAAGCCATTCCGGTCTTAGAAAAAGCCATAGAACTCAAACCGAATTTGCCCTTAGCTCATCAACATTTATGTGGAATTTACCGCGATAGTAGTAATTTAGCAGCCGCCCGAAAAGCGGTGGATCGGTATGTGGAATGTTGTGGTGAAATTGATCCGATCATGGCGGCAATTTATAATATTAGTACCTATCAAGTATCGGGGTTAAATTATATTGCTAAAGAGCGTTTTTTGAAGTTAGAATCTCAACTTTATTCTAAATTAGATCGAACCACTTTAGTAGAAATTAAATCTCTTTACTCTAATTTACTGTTTAGTATGCCCTATTTAAGGGATGATTTGAATAAAAATATTAAGCTTCATCATCGAATTACGAAACGATATATTGAGACTATTCTTAAACCGAAATATCCACAAGTTTCGGATCAGATTCCTGCCTCATTTCCCCACTCTCCCTTAAGAATTGGGATTTTATCGAACCATTTTAATCGCCATTCGGTCGGGTGGTGTAGTTTAGATGTGTTGCGGGAGTTATCGAATTTATCGGTTAATCTTTATCTCTATTGTACGGATCGCCTACAAACAGATGATCGCACACCGTTATTTGAAGCGATCGCCCATAAATTTTTTATTCCCAAATATTATCCCAATGGCTTACCCACACCGGAAGAAATTATTCAAGAAATTAAGACGGATGAAATTGATATTCTGTTAGATTTAGATGCCTTAAGTTTACCGATTCATGCTGATATTTTTTATCAAAAACCCGTTCCTATTTGTATTTCTTGGTTAGGGTTTGATGCGTTACAAATTTCTAATCAAACTTATTTTTTAGGGGATTCCTATACTCATCCTCAAGGAACTGAAAAATATTATACAGAACAATTGTTACGGATGCCAAACTCGTTTATGGCAGTTTCGGGTTTTAATCGAGATTTAGTTGAACCGATTAAAGTTCGACAATCTTACCGCATTAGTTCTGATCAAATTGTTTATTTATGTGTAGCTTCGGGTCGGAAATTTAATGCTGAATTAGCAAAAGCTCAAATTGAAATTCTCAAACAGGTTCCTGATAGTATTTTAATTTATAAAGGTTTGGCGGATCAAGACGTTGTGATTTCAACCTATCGCCAAGTTTGTGATGCGGTGGGGGTGGGAAAACATCGGATTAAATTCTTACCTCGTTTTCCCCAGGAGGAAGAACACCGAAAAATTTATGCGATCGCCGATATTCTGTTAGATTCCTATCCCTATAATGGCGGAACTCATACCTTAGAAGCATTATGGTTTAATGTTCCGGTGGTGACTCGAAAAGGAGAACAATTTTTATCGCGGATGGGTTATTCTTTCTTACAAGGATTATCAATTCAAGAAGGAATTGCTGAGTCTTGGAAAGACTATATTAACTGGGGAGTACGTTTAGGTCAAGATCAAGCGTTAAGAAAATCCGTTCAACAAAAGTTAATTCAATCTAAGCAATCTGAACCTTTAGCTCCGCTTTGGAATCCTCAACAATTTGCTCAGGATTTATATGATATTTTACAGCAATTAACGGTTAAAAAATCCTAG
- a CDS encoding trypsin-like peptidase domain-containing protein codes for MNLLKNFIKIFHQNRGAIVLSIPLMSLAIPVLPQSFPFPISTPQEIALSPAEVNTIAGEITVRIDGPKGGSGFIVEKQGNTYYVLTNWHVVNRVGDYEIVTSDGKRHFVYYSLIQQLPNLDLALIPFSSSQRYPVAISADSNQIQPGSSIYVAGWPRSGSSLGQRLFLSTNGTLSERQQPRLGYSLVYTNLVRSGMSGGPILDPEGKVIGVNGIVQLGTNPDKIVSAGIPINYFLDWRKTARLSSIPTPPNNSAPVTTNRDLNSPANPPNTVAAVNNSFSLATTITEQSGEILALALSFPYIITGNSNGTLSIWNVTTSGLTRTLSAHQGSIHSITLSRDSQYLVTGGEDGLIKIWDLATGLKSATLPLIQTIPAHNSAVLAVGLSPDGQKIASGSWDKTIKLWDAKTGQFLKTFIGHEQLVDAIAFSPDGKILVSGSKDSSIKLWNIETGELIRTLKGHELSVLSLAISPDGETLASGSADGTIALWKLKTGQPIRRLSGHTDGVWSIVITTDGKTLISGSWDKTVKLWDLATGQLKGNLKGHSGYINAVIISPDGKTIVSGGWDGQVKVWNRP; via the coding sequence ATGAATTTACTGAAAAATTTTATTAAAATTTTCCATCAAAACCGGGGTGCAATTGTTCTCAGTATTCCCTTGATGAGTCTTGCGATTCCGGTTCTCCCTCAGTCTTTTCCTTTCCCCATCTCTACCCCTCAAGAAATTGCCTTATCTCCCGCCGAAGTCAATACCATTGCGGGAGAAATTACCGTTAGAATTGATGGCCCAAAAGGCGGATCGGGATTTATTGTAGAAAAGCAAGGAAATACTTATTATGTGTTAACCAATTGGCACGTTGTTAATCGTGTGGGAGACTATGAAATTGTCACCTCCGATGGTAAACGCCACTTTGTTTATTATAGTTTAATTCAACAACTTCCTAACCTCGATTTAGCCTTAATTCCCTTTAGTAGTTCCCAACGGTATCCTGTGGCAATTTCTGCTGATTCTAATCAAATTCAGCCGGGGAGTTCCATCTATGTAGCCGGATGGCCCCGTTCAGGAAGTTCCCTCGGACAGCGACTTTTTTTAAGTACCAATGGAACCCTCAGCGAACGTCAACAACCCCGTTTAGGATATAGTTTAGTTTACACGAATTTAGTCAGAAGTGGAATGAGTGGCGGCCCAATTTTAGATCCCGAAGGAAAGGTAATTGGAGTCAATGGAATTGTTCAGTTAGGTACAAATCCCGATAAAATTGTTTCGGCGGGAATCCCAATTAATTATTTTTTAGATTGGCGAAAAACCGCAAGATTATCTTCAATTCCCACCCCCCCAAATAATTCTGCACCTGTCACCACTAATCGTGATCTAAATTCTCCCGCCAACCCTCCTAATACCGTTGCTGCGGTGAATAATTCTTTTTCTTTAGCAACAACAATTACAGAACAATCAGGAGAAATTTTAGCCTTAGCGTTATCTTTTCCTTATATTATTACTGGAAATAGTAATGGCACCCTTTCGATTTGGAATGTGACCACCAGTGGACTAACTCGCACCCTAAGTGCTCATCAAGGATCTATTCATAGTATTACCCTCAGTCGAGATAGTCAATATTTAGTCACGGGGGGTGAAGATGGATTGATTAAAATTTGGGATTTAGCCACCGGATTAAAATCAGCAACATTACCCTTAATTCAAACGATTCCAGCCCATAATAGTGCGGTTTTAGCTGTTGGGTTGAGTCCTGATGGTCAAAAAATCGCTAGTGGAAGTTGGGATAAAACCATTAAACTTTGGGATGCTAAAACGGGTCAATTCTTGAAAACCTTTATCGGACATGAACAGTTAGTTGATGCGATCGCATTTAGTCCCGATGGTAAAATTTTAGTCAGTGGAAGTAAAGATAGTAGTATTAAACTTTGGAATATCGAAACCGGAGAATTAATTCGGACATTAAAAGGTCATGAATTATCCGTTTTATCCTTAGCCATTAGTCCTGATGGTGAAACCTTAGCCAGTGGAAGTGCAGATGGAACAATTGCTTTATGGAAATTAAAAACAGGTCAACCTATTCGTCGTTTAAGCGGTCATACCGATGGGGTTTGGTCAATCGTAATCACGACGGATGGTAAAACCTTAATTAGTGGAAGTTGGGATAAAACGGTGAAACTATGGGATTTAGCAACGGGTCAATTAAAAGGCAATTTAAAAGGTCACTCTGGTTACATTAATGCAGTAATTATTAGTCCTGATGGTAAAACTATAGTCAGTGGCGGATGGGATGGACAAGTGAAGGTTTGGAATCGTCCTTAA